The proteins below are encoded in one region of Brachyspira intermedia PWS/A:
- a CDS encoding Rpn family recombination-promoting nuclease/putative transposase, giving the protein MKEINRLNDLFVRYLIGTEGDEDILENIVNAVLNDAGFESVSNLEIINPYNLPENENLKESILDVKAKTKDGKKILIEIQLIGNNNFIKRILYYIAKNIASELKENENYINISQMISISFLNFNLNIGSETDIKKEHKCLQLSDINNPSLKLDDFQIHFIEIKRFAEILKNASIDDYNKNKLLSWIDFFTTKDLEKDINKLIGGNHIMSKVIDKYKRFVADEKEMSAYNERDTFLYGQAAMLQYERAEGKKEGMEIGFKQGIEKGIEKGIEKGYKESQINIAKEMKKENMNIDVISRITGLSIEEIKDL; this is encoded by the coding sequence ATGAAAGAAATTAACAGACTTAATGATTTATTCGTACGATATCTAATTGGTACTGAAGGAGATGAGGATATATTAGAAAATATTGTTAATGCTGTTTTAAATGATGCTGGTTTTGAATCTGTAAGCAATCTTGAAATTATTAATCCTTACAACCTACCTGAAAATGAGAATTTAAAAGAGTCTATTCTTGATGTTAAAGCAAAAACTAAAGATGGTAAAAAGATACTTATTGAAATACAGTTGATAGGTAATAATAATTTTATAAAAAGAATTTTATATTATATAGCTAAAAATATAGCTTCTGAATTAAAAGAGAATGAAAACTATATTAATATAAGTCAAATGATTAGTATTAGTTTTTTAAATTTTAATTTAAACATAGGAAGTGAAACTGATATAAAAAAAGAGCATAAATGTCTTCAATTATCAGATATTAATAATCCTAGCCTTAAATTAGATGATTTTCAGATACATTTTATAGAGATTAAAAGATTTGCAGAAATATTAAAAAATGCTAGTATAGATGATTATAATAAAAATAAACTTTTATCTTGGATTGATTTTTTCACTACTAAAGATTTAGAAAAAGATATTAATAAACTTATAGGAGGCAATCATATTATGAGTAAAGTAATAGATAAATATAAAAGATTTGTAGCTGATGAAAAAGAGATGTCTGCCTATAATGAAAGAGATACTTTTCTTTATGGACAGGCTGCTATGCTTCAGTATGAGAGAGCAGAAGGAAAAAAAGAGGGTATGGAAATAGGATTTAAGCAAGGCATAGAAAAAGGTATAGAAAAGGGTATAGAAAAGGGTTATAAAGAAAGCCAGATAAATATAGCTAAAGAAATGAAAAAAGAAAATATGAATATTGATGTTATAAGCAGAATTACAGGTTTAAGTATAGAAGAAATAAAAGACTTATGA